GAACTTTTATTTGAGCCTTGTTAATAACTTCCAGAGCTTTATTACGACTCTGCTTTAGAACTTTATTAATTGTTACATAATTCTCACTTGCAGGATAGTCGTCTTGTATACAAGCATTTTGCTACACTTTACTTTGTCTTTGTATTTGATAGTTCTGAAAACGAGCTAGCCGTGCTTGACTTGATACAAGGTATCTTTCCAGTTTTTTTCTTTTAGGGCTTACCTTTCAAACCAGGATTTCTATTTACTCAATATTTGGAGATTTCTGAATACTTAAATCTTGTATTATGGATAAGAAAACCTTTTCTGCAAAGCTGACTAGATCCGCTTTTATGGTCTTTGTGATTATTTATGGTTGAGTTCATTTCGGATACACCTTTTATGAAATAGATTTTACTTTTTGAGCATTTAGCGAAAACTGGAAAATAAAATTGATTTTCAGGTGTGCTGGAATCAGTGATCACTGTTGTTTTGCCTCCCAACTTAGTTAAGTTTACCTCAGGTTTCTTTTAAGTGGAAAGCTCGATAGCATCAGTATGCTTTCTAGATGCTACCTGTATATAACCATCTTTTTTGCATGAATGATGTTTGTGATTATTGTTATTAAGCTACAAGATTTAATGGATGCTTAGCCCTAAAATTGCATGTTCTCTGATGACAATAATTTATCAGGTTTGTCATGCTTTTCCTTTAAAAACTAGACAGCTGGGTATCATAATAATTGCTGatttttctttcaaatattagATCATTTTACTTACTTTAGATGTGCTGCCTTCAGTTTTTGTGGAAACGTTGGACAAATGCTTCCAGAATGTTTGCGAGCTTGACATCGTGTTCAATTACAGCAAGGTTGTCTCATCACTAATATCTGCATCTATTTAGTTTTCTTCTTTCAAGTGCTAGAGGATGGAATGGGTAATCATATAGGAAATGGTGTTCTCAGAAAACATTTATGGGGTATGGTTCAGGTTCCAAATATTAGTTTATGATAGgtaaatccttttttttttatttgccgGGGGGGAGGGTTCCTTGACATCGATTTTTGCAACTTTAGAAGTTAACTTCGCCTGAGTTCCATAGTATTAACTTGATAGCCCATATGGACAATGTTTTAGAATAAGCTCAATAATCACTTCATAtgaccaaattttaatattttacctGTGCGCTGAAATATGGTTTAAAGTCGCTAGAATGCTGTCTTAcaacaatattctgttttaaatCTATCTAGCTTTTGCTCGGTCATTTTTTGTTCCTCACCAAGATTGACTTGGTTATCTTCATTTTATTCAAATCTTGAATAACTCTTTTGCAGATACACACTATCCTGGATGAGATGGTTTTTGGTGGTCAAGTGGTGGAAACAAGTTCATCAGAAATTATGAAGGCAGTTGAAGAGATATCTAAGTGCTTTCTCTCTCCTTTCCTCCTTTCTTGTGTAAAAATGCATGTAGATGATGTGAGGTTTTCCACTTTTGCATTGTTTTTAATTCGTATTAACAGATGAACCATAATCATGGTGTAGGTTAGAAGCTGCCTCGAATGCCATCTCACTCATCCCGAAATCTGCTTCTGGTTGGCGAAGTAGGTAGTTATTACATTCAAATGCTGGTAAATTGGTCATTGAATTGTTTGCTGTCTTTGTTAATGCTTGAGTGAAGAGTTTCATTTCCATATTGACCCAAATAATCAGAAGTTTAGAGGTGTTGTATTTGAATATTTAGTTTTCTGTGCAGCATAAATAGGAAATAGTTAAATGTAACAAGGTGTTTTACTAGAAGCACATGCTTACAGCTTTTGAGTACtgattatttttgcaatttttatACGCTTTTCTCAGATACTTCAGGTTAGTAATATTGTGATTGTTAGAGCTGTGATTTCTCTGCTGTTATTTTCTCTACACCTTTTGTTAAGCTTTTCTATTTTAAACTCAAATATCTATCAACAGAAGATGTACATTGCttgaatatttaaaaaaaaaaaaaggaaaaaagactTGCCTAGTTAAAGTTTGTTTGTActatttaaaatgttaaaaactacttttacaattaaatttaaataataattttagtcacatttagtctaaattgtaaaattatttcaaattcagtCGAATTCAGGTTGACTGAATAACCCGTACAGGGTACAAAAAAGCAATTACACTGTTTTCTTGTTTATtgcatattaaaaaatttaaaaaaaaaatcagaacTATTTTCAATTGACTTCTTTTTGGCAATGGGAACTCTGAGTTCATTGAAGAGTACAAGGTTCACAGAAGTAcatccccaaaaaaaaaaaaaaaagaggaaacaaCTATCTAAAATCATCAAAAGAAGGCATAAGaagataaaagaaataaaacaacacGAAACATTTATGAGCACCATTCAAAAGCAGAGTTTGATTAGATCACAATTACAGATATCTCTCTTTATAAcagtttataattaaaatttttttataacaATCATATTTATGTGTCGAACTTTGGATGTCAGGAGAGGCGATAGTTATGCAGTTAAAAATCATCTAAAACATGTATAACATCATTTGAGattcatattatattttaatttttaaaatttttaaataaaaataatatattaatattaattccTGAGATTATAGTGTGCAAATGTAattcaattatttaaaattatttcattaaataaaatataatttatatattttcatataaagaaatgatattttattaaaatttattattatttcacatagaaataaaattaattttactaaTATTTAAAATGAGATTGTATAGAGAAATAATTTAGTAAAAATGTACTTCacattttataattattactGAAACGATatataaaatagaattaaaaaaaaaaggtgctTCAACAACTTGTtacaataaaatattattataggaGCCCTGAATCGGAACCATGCACAACACCCACAAAGTCACCTCCTCAATAACCCCTCCTAGCTTCATGTGATCAATAACCAAGGGTTGAAATCGTTAGAAGGAAACTTGATGAAGGAGCAAAACCCTAACAAGGGAAACAAAAACTccagttaaatcaaggaaaaaaaaaaggaaaatgagcaAGGAAACTCAAAAACAAGAGACCACTTTCAAACAAAAGGGAAAAGAGAGAGCTTAGAAAATGCAATAATTATTTTTCtgttaaaattttcttaacactAAGATATCATTGTTTCGTTATTTCATTTTATGTTTAGTGATAATAATATTCATTTATATTaccataaatttataaaataattaacttaGGTGTTATTATTTTTGAATAGTTCTCATCATATGTTAACAttaatctttatatatatatatattcaactagTTTGATATCCGTGTCATGTACGgatattaattcatattttttataaaaaattaacgaAATATAAGGaaattgataagtgatatatttaaaaaaaagaagtgaTGCTTTTGTTTTGCAGTAGGGAtatcttattttattaatttagcatTTGATTAGGGTGATATACTTCTAGCCTAGTTTGTTTCTGAATTCTTTTAATATAATGGTTTCTATTAATGTAATTGTTGATAATGTAAAGTGTTGATGTTAGTGGATATATCTCACATTGGTTGAGTACAAGTTATTTAGAGAATTTTTATATAGTTTTACTTCTTACTCTATTTGAATAATTGGGCCATAGGCCTATTATGCACGTCTAATTTTTTCAAAACACAGTAAATGATATGAGTTTTTTagggaaaatgtcttacagatTTTTAATCGGTAAGACATTTTTCGGAAAATCTTCCTCCACTCTCACCATATTCTTTCTCCTCCTCCTGTTCTTCATCCAGTTCCCTTCTTCATccattctgtaaatttttctatTGAAGAATTTCTTCACCATATTCTTTCTCCTCCTCCTGTTCTTCATCCAGTTCCCTTCTTCATccattctgtaaatttttctattgaagaatttcttctttttccttttttatgcTTTTTTAAGTTGTAGTAATTATGATTGTAGATTGGCTCATCCAGGAGGACCTTTAACAACAGCTTGTCTTCCATAGTCCTCAACTCCAAGATCCCAATGGCTTGTCTTCCATAATCCTCAACTCCTTGAATTGGCTTAAGTTGTAGTAATTATGATTGCatattttttttggaatttttgcTTAATTTTGCATCTTCCTAAGTTTTCTCTAAACTGCAAAGACGAATACATCTGCTTTTGTTCTCTTAATCGTCAATGTTGTATATGATCGTCGATTCATCCAATTATCTTCGATCAATCTCTCTCTCGAACATCTACAGCCATAGCTTCTTTACTCCTGCATTTCTCTagttttttttcatttgattttaGTTCTGCtatcattctttcttttttttcataaaaaattttgatttgaattttGCAGGTTCAGGGTTCGTATATACAAATAATTCTTTTGGGCTTTGCTTACTCATTTCTTGAAgggtctttttctttttttttgtttgtttaatttttgttattttttattatatttgtttgACAATATGGATGCAGGATCTTTGAAtcctttttcaaaattgagaGGACGATCCAGATGCCCACTTCAGGAACAGATTCTCCAGAGAATAAATTCTAAAGAAAATGTAAGTATCCCAACTtaatacttttttattttattattgcaAAACAGGGTTTTCTTGCCCTTGATTTATATGAGTTTTCAATTTCACAAAGGGACACGAGTAAATCTTGGTCTTGAATGATTTTAGGAAACACGTTTGTTTAAATTAAGACTTCAATTTACAACTTAATAAATTAGACTTTGTGATGACATGTAATTTGAATGCTTTCTTGTCCTTGATTTATATGGTTTTCCAATCACACAAAGgaatataagtaaatagtaatGAAACCTTGGGTCTTAAATTTTGATTCTAGGAAACAGATTTGTTTAAATAAGACTTCAATTTTATAGCATGATAAATTAGATTTTGTGATGACATTCACATGAGTGCTTTCTTGTCCTTTATTTATATGGTTTTCCAATTTCACAATGGAATATACGTAAATAGTAATAAAACATTggtcttaaaattttattttaggaaaCTGATTTGCTTAAAATTATATCTTGATAAATTACACTTTGTAATGACATTCAAATTGGGTGTTTTCTTTGTACTGGCAACTCAATAGATTCATACCAAATTGTTCAGCAATGGACTATGATTATGCTCATTACATGCTGACTGAAAGGAGGAAGATCAAAGAGAACCAGACAGTTTTCTCACCAGCCAGGGATGCCTATAGGATGCAACTAGCTGAGGCCTTGAACATGAATAAGACTCGAATCTTGGCTTTCAAGAACAAGCCACCAAAACTTGTTGAACTCTTTCCTTCTGACCACACAACTTATTCTGCTCACCCAGAGAAACCTTCGAAGCCCTGAAGACACATTCCCCAGGTAAGCAGAACATGCTACATATGCAATTTAAACATATGCAATTTAACTAGTTTGGACTTTGGACATTAGGTTTTGGTTCCACAGGCGCTAATGCATTGTGATTATCATTTGGTTCTTCAGAGCTCTGAGAGAACATTGGATGCTCTTGACCTTATCGATGACTTTACTTGAATTTATTGGACTGGGGCAGCAGCAATGTTCTTGGAATAGCACTTGGAAACACTGTTTATTTGTGGGATGCTTCAAATAGTTCTACTTTAGAACTTGCTACCATTGATGATGACAATGGCCCGGTAACAAGTGTGAGTTGGGCTCCTGATGGTCGGCATATTGCCATTGGCTTGAACAATTCTAAAGTACAGTTACGGTATTCTGCTTCAAATAGGCAGGTTTGTATAATCTCTAAATATTAgcaatttctttttatttcccAGTTCTGTCATTTATTCCGTCACAATCCTTTATTTTCTAATGCTTGTAGTTGCGCACTCTGAGAGGTTGTCACCGACCAAGAGTGGGTTCAATGGTATGGAACAGTCACATTCTTACAACTGGAGGAATGGATGGTATGATAGTTAACAATGATGTAAGGAATTAGATCCCATGTTGTTAAAACCTACAGAGGACATTAATAAGAAGTTTGTGGGCTGAAATGGTCAGCTTCTGGACAACAACTGGCCAGTGGAGGTAATGATAATCTTGTTCACATATGGGATATGTCCAAGGCATCTTCAAATTCACCAACACAATGGATACACAGGCTGGAGGATCATATATATGGGATATGGGATATGTCCAAGGCACAAGAGTTGGTAAAAGAGAAAGCTGATATTGCAATTAAGAGTCTCCAATGTCTTCCTCAAAGTGATTTCCGGTTAGGGCTTGAAGATATGGTAATGTTTAATCTAGAAAGGATTGATTAGTTTAACTAATCCAAAGCAAGCAGCATGATACATGACAGATAAACATGGCATTAAGTTGAAGCCTGTACCAATATAGAACAACTTTCTTAGGATATTAATTGGTTCTTTGTCACTGGTTGTATATTCATACAAGGCTTTGAGCTTTGACTTGAGCTCCTAGTTTCAATGTCTTCAAATTATACATTTGTTTGagaaaaaataatttctctgtaAATTAAATTGATGAATAATAAAGTTTTTGTGGTCATCAATATTAAGCTAATAAACTTCCATTATTTATACAAGGAAAACCTATGTTACAGGggtttctctttttcttcttaAAGTATTTGTGTTTGATGTTTATCTGAAAAAGTGTGAATAGACTTtagttgttttcaatttatgacggTTAATATTTTAGCTTaaaattgagtattattatatatttaatttaatttatttatttataaataaattattgcaatatatgtaaaaataatttaaaatataaatttattaatatatgtaaaaataactttttcggaaaatatttttgaaatcgcaAAACAactgaaaatattttacacagattcatccaaataccagaaaagtaaatcatttccagaaaagtaaatcatttctcAGAAATTATTTTCCGGAAAATATTTTACTGacaaacaaacggagcctaagTGTTATTATTTTTTTCCAGAAAATAATATCTTTAAACTGTTTTATTTTTTCCAGTTTTACTGTTACAAAAAATCAGGAACTGAGATATTTTTGGCTATTGGGTGTGGAAATAGTGGGACAGTTTCAAAACTGTCCCTGCGTTTTTTACTCTTTTGCCCTTG
This window of the Gossypium arboreum isolate Shixiya-1 chromosome 12, ASM2569848v2, whole genome shotgun sequence genome carries:
- the LOC108477404 gene encoding AP-3 complex subunit sigma — encoded protein: MIKAVMVMNTQGKSRLAKFYEYLSVEKQQELIRGVFSVLCSRAENVSNFIDAESIFGLDSRLVYKHFATLYFVFVFDSSENELAVLDLIQVFVETLDKCFQNVCELDIVFNYSKIHTILDEMVFGGQVVETSSSEIMKAVEEISKLEAASNAISLIPKSASGWRSR